The following are from one region of the Streptomyces rubrogriseus genome:
- a CDS encoding sigma-70 family RNA polymerase sigma factor — MKEAVHIGRNPSSQPDLQQLIREVALGDEDSFAAVYDAVAGSVLGVVRAVLRDQAQSEEVAQEVLVEVWRTAPRYRPERGTVINWVLTLAHRRAVDRVRSVEAAAARDHRAALLDRTPEYDEVTEQVESRLEREQVRRCLRTLTDIQRQSVTLAYYRGLTYRQVAEALALPLGTVKTRLRDGLIRLRDCLGVSA, encoded by the coding sequence GTGAAGGAAGCCGTACACATCGGCAGAAATCCATCGTCCCAGCCCGATCTGCAGCAGTTGATCCGGGAGGTTGCCCTGGGCGATGAGGACTCCTTCGCCGCCGTGTACGACGCGGTGGCGGGGTCCGTGCTGGGGGTCGTCCGGGCGGTGCTGCGCGACCAGGCGCAGTCGGAGGAGGTCGCGCAGGAGGTGCTGGTGGAGGTGTGGCGCACGGCGCCCCGCTACCGTCCGGAGCGCGGCACGGTGATCAACTGGGTCCTGACCCTGGCCCACCGGCGGGCCGTGGACCGGGTGCGGTCGGTGGAGGCCGCCGCGGCCCGTGACCACAGGGCGGCGCTGCTCGACCGGACACCCGAGTACGACGAGGTGACCGAGCAGGTGGAGTCCCGTCTGGAGCGGGAGCAGGTGCGGCGCTGTCTGCGCACCCTGACCGACATCCAGCGCCAGTCCGTGACCCTCGCCTACTACCGCGGCCTGACCTACCGGCAGGTGGCCGAGGCGCTCGCGCTGCCGCTCGGCACGGTCAAGACGCGGCTGCGCGACGGTCTCATCCGGCTCCGTGACTGCCTGGGGGTGAGCGCGTGA
- a CDS encoding flavodoxin family protein, whose translation MATLLIVHHTPSPNCQAMLESVVSGATAPEIEGVRVVRRAALAATAVDVLEADGYLLGTPANLGYMSGALKHFFDQVYYPCLEETRGRPFGYYVHGGSDTTGAVRGIESVTTGLGWQRAAPAVNATGEPGKADLEACWELGATLAAGLMDD comes from the coding sequence GTGGCCACTTTGCTGATCGTGCATCACACGCCGTCGCCGAACTGCCAGGCGATGCTGGAGTCCGTCGTGTCCGGGGCGACCGCGCCCGAGATCGAAGGGGTGCGGGTGGTCCGGCGGGCGGCGCTGGCGGCCACGGCCGTGGACGTGCTGGAGGCCGACGGGTACCTGCTGGGCACCCCGGCCAACCTCGGTTACATGTCCGGTGCGCTCAAGCACTTCTTCGACCAGGTCTACTACCCGTGCCTGGAGGAAACGCGCGGCCGTCCCTTCGGCTACTACGTGCACGGGGGCAGCGACACCACGGGCGCGGTGCGCGGCATCGAGTCGGTCACGACCGGGCTCGGCTGGCAGCGTGCGGCGCCCGCGGTGAACGCGACGGGGGAGCCCGGCAAGGCCGACCTGGAGGCCTGCTGGGAGCTGGGGGCCACGCTCGCCGCCGGGCTGATGGACGACTGA
- a CDS encoding fasciclin domain-containing protein, translating to MNARIRRSAVAVVAAAVLPLSLAACSDDGDSGSSDSAQAASSAPAATDDQPADSSGDMAGSDEPFGPACSTVPKEGAGSFDGMAKDPVATAASNNPALSTLVSAVKQAGLVDTLNNAENITVFAPTNDAFAKIPKADLDKVLNDKEMLTNILTYHVVGQKLAPEDLANGSFETLQKSKLTTSGSDESYQVNDSAKVVCGNVKTANANVYIIDTVLMPKS from the coding sequence ATGAACGCCCGTATCCGCCGCTCCGCCGTCGCCGTCGTCGCGGCCGCCGTCCTGCCCTTGTCCCTGGCCGCCTGTTCCGACGACGGCGACAGCGGTTCCTCGGACTCCGCGCAGGCGGCGTCGTCCGCCCCCGCGGCGACCGACGACCAGCCGGCCGACAGCTCCGGCGACATGGCGGGCTCCGACGAGCCGTTCGGCCCGGCCTGTTCCACGGTGCCGAAGGAGGGCGCCGGTTCCTTCGACGGCATGGCCAAGGACCCGGTCGCCACGGCCGCCTCGAACAATCCGGCCCTGTCCACGCTGGTGTCGGCGGTGAAGCAGGCCGGTCTCGTCGACACGCTCAACAACGCCGAGAACATCACCGTGTTCGCGCCCACCAACGACGCCTTCGCCAAGATTCCGAAGGCCGACCTGGACAAGGTCCTCAACGACAAGGAGATGCTCACCAACATCCTGACCTACCACGTCGTGGGCCAGAAGCTCGCGCCCGAGGACCTGGCGAACGGCTCCTTCGAGACCCTGCAGAAGTCCAAGCTCACCACCTCGGGCTCGGACGAGTCCTACCAGGTCAACGACTCCGCCAAGGTCGTCTGCGGCAACGTGAAGACCGCCAACGCCAACGTCTACATCATCGACACCGTCCTCATGCCGAAGAGCTGA
- a CDS encoding BlaI/MecI/CopY family transcriptional regulator has translation MSLRKTIGGGRRRAVTDDRRPRRRGQGELEALVLSALREADGPATAGWVQERLGGDLAYTTVITILTRLLEKGAVSRERAGRSFAWTPAADQAGLAARKMRKVLDAESDREAVLASFVTGLDPDDERLLREVLGHARAAEDG, from the coding sequence ATGTCGCTCCGGAAGACGATCGGCGGCGGAAGGAGGCGGGCCGTGACGGATGACCGGCGTCCGCGGCGACGGGGGCAGGGTGAGCTGGAGGCGCTGGTGCTGTCCGCGCTGCGCGAGGCGGACGGGCCCGCGACGGCCGGCTGGGTGCAGGAGCGCCTCGGCGGTGACCTCGCCTACACCACGGTGATCACGATCCTGACCCGGCTCCTGGAGAAGGGTGCCGTGAGCCGCGAGCGGGCCGGCCGGTCCTTCGCCTGGACGCCCGCCGCCGACCAGGCGGGACTGGCCGCCCGGAAGATGCGCAAGGTCCTGGACGCCGAGAGCGACCGGGAAGCCGTGCTGGCCAGCTTCGTCACCGGCCTCGACCCCGACGACGAACGGCTGCTGCGCGAAGTGCTGGGGCACGCGCGTGCCGCGGAGGACGGCTGA
- a CDS encoding tetratricopeptide repeat protein: protein MDYYDLGRHGRPVTTSSPEAQRWFDRGLVWTYAFHHEEAVACFEAAVAADPDCAMAHWGIAHALGPNYNKPWEAFDAEELTRTVDRTHAAVERAHAMAGRATAVERALIGALRARYPQASAVEDCSVWNAPYADGMRAVYELAPDDLDVATLYADALMNLTPWQLWDLRTGLPAEGARTMAAKEVLDRALAAEGGRDHPGVVHLYIHLMEMSPTPEAALAVADRLRGLVPDAGHLLHMPSHLEVLCGDYRRVVSDNEAAIAADEKCLARSGAMNFYTLYRAHNHHFKIYGAMFLGQYEVALDAAARLEASVPEELLRVESPPMADWLEAFLAMRVHVLIRFGRWADVLALPLPDDPRLYCVTTAMLHYARGVALSATGRVAEAETERDLFRAAVDRVPGSRTLFNNTCADILAIASAMLDGELEYRRGDHTAAFAALERSIELDDNLPYDEPWGWMQPTRHAYGALLLEQGRTAEAEAVYRADLGLDDTLPRPLQHPNNVWALHGLHECLVRLGRAGEARIVAQQLRFAAALADVPVEASCFCRLETAPAAGGDAGCCATDH from the coding sequence ATGGACTACTACGACCTGGGCCGCCACGGGCGCCCGGTGACGACCTCGTCGCCCGAGGCCCAGCGGTGGTTCGACCGTGGGCTGGTGTGGACGTACGCCTTCCACCACGAGGAGGCGGTCGCCTGTTTCGAGGCCGCCGTCGCGGCGGACCCGGACTGCGCCATGGCCCACTGGGGCATCGCCCACGCACTCGGCCCCAACTACAACAAGCCGTGGGAGGCCTTCGACGCCGAGGAGCTGACCCGGACCGTCGACCGCACCCACGCCGCCGTCGAACGCGCCCACGCCATGGCCGGCCGGGCCACGGCGGTCGAGCGGGCCCTGATCGGCGCCCTGCGCGCCCGCTACCCGCAGGCGAGCGCCGTCGAGGACTGCTCGGTGTGGAACGCGCCGTACGCCGACGGCATGCGCGCCGTGTACGAACTGGCCCCCGACGACCTCGACGTGGCGACCCTCTACGCGGACGCCCTGATGAACCTGACCCCCTGGCAGCTGTGGGACCTGCGCACCGGGCTGCCGGCGGAGGGCGCGCGCACCATGGCGGCGAAGGAGGTGCTGGACCGTGCCCTGGCCGCGGAGGGGGGCCGAGACCACCCCGGCGTCGTGCACCTCTACATCCACCTGATGGAGATGTCGCCCACCCCCGAGGCGGCCCTCGCGGTCGCCGACCGGCTGCGCGGCCTGGTCCCGGACGCGGGGCACCTGCTGCACATGCCCTCCCACCTCGAAGTGCTGTGCGGCGACTACCGCCGCGTGGTGTCGGACAACGAGGCCGCGATCGCCGCCGACGAGAAGTGCCTCGCACGGTCGGGGGCGATGAACTTCTACACCCTCTACCGCGCGCACAACCACCACTTCAAGATCTACGGCGCGATGTTCCTCGGGCAGTACGAGGTCGCCCTGGACGCCGCGGCCCGCCTGGAGGCGTCCGTACCCGAGGAACTGCTGCGGGTGGAGAGCCCTCCCATGGCCGACTGGCTCGAGGCCTTCCTGGCCATGCGGGTGCACGTCCTGATCCGGTTCGGCCGCTGGGCGGACGTCCTCGCCCTGCCGCTGCCGGACGACCCGCGCCTGTACTGCGTGACGACCGCGATGCTGCACTACGCCCGCGGCGTCGCCCTCTCGGCGACCGGCCGGGTCGCGGAGGCGGAGACCGAACGCGATCTGTTCCGGGCGGCGGTCGACCGGGTGCCCGGGTCCCGCACGCTGTTCAACAACACCTGCGCCGACATCCTCGCCATCGCCTCCGCCATGCTCGACGGCGAGCTGGAGTACCGCAGGGGCGACCACACCGCCGCCTTCGCCGCCCTGGAGCGTTCCATCGAGCTGGACGACAACCTGCCCTACGACGAACCCTGGGGCTGGATGCAGCCCACCCGGCACGCCTACGGCGCCCTGCTCCTGGAACAGGGCCGGACCGCCGAGGCCGAGGCGGTCTACCGGGCCGACCTGGGCCTGGACGACACCCTGCCCCGCCCGCTCCAGCACCCCAACAACGTCTGGGCCCTGCACGGACTCCACGAGTGCCTGGTACGGCTCGGCAGGGCGGGGGAGGCGCGGATCGTGGCACAGCAGCTGCGGTTCGCCGCCGCCCTGGCGGACGTGCCGGTCGAGGCGTCCTGCTTCTGCCGCCTCGAGACCGCCCCGGCCGCCGGTGGCGACGCGGGCTGCTGTGCCACCGACCACTGA
- a CDS encoding LacI family DNA-binding transcriptional regulator gives MRINSSRQSDGARRGAVVAKEAAGRARPGRAPAPPGRRARPRQAEVARLAGVSQATVSLVLSGRDLATGRPISAETRAKVLDAAHSLGYVPDPAASRLAAARNNLLGVFSFTATFPTDVRHSYYPFLVGVEQEAAAQGYDLVLFTGSSTGGAGAGGAGALNRVRLADGCLFLGRHAPSDELRRLVADDFPVVHVGRRDEPEGLAWVGADYVSASREVVTALAGLGHRRVLLVREDDDAPASTDRERGFLEGLAASGLPAGPEALFRSGDPRGDLTADRVRAWVADGVTAFVAEETDTGAAWRALRAAVDAAGLDCPGQVSLALLGSPPADLADGPEPMGFDIPRPALGAEAVRLLATRIAGGPAEGTLVACAFRAGATAGPPAVP, from the coding sequence ATGCGCATTAACAGCTCCCGACAGAGCGACGGAGCAAGGAGAGGAGCGGTGGTGGCGAAGGAAGCCGCAGGGCGGGCGAGGCCGGGGAGGGCCCCCGCGCCGCCCGGTCGGCGGGCCCGGCCGAGGCAGGCCGAGGTGGCCAGGCTCGCCGGCGTCTCGCAGGCGACGGTGTCCCTGGTGCTGTCCGGGCGCGACCTCGCCACGGGCCGGCCGATCTCGGCGGAGACCCGGGCCAAGGTCCTGGACGCCGCCCACAGCCTCGGCTACGTCCCCGACCCGGCGGCCAGCCGGCTCGCCGCCGCCCGCAACAACCTGCTCGGCGTCTTCAGCTTCACCGCGACGTTCCCGACCGACGTCCGGCACTCGTACTACCCGTTCCTCGTCGGCGTGGAGCAGGAAGCCGCGGCGCAGGGCTACGACCTGGTGCTGTTCACCGGTTCGAGCACCGGGGGAGCGGGCGCCGGCGGTGCGGGCGCCCTCAACCGCGTACGGCTGGCGGACGGCTGCCTCTTCCTGGGCCGCCACGCCCCCTCGGACGAGCTGCGCCGACTGGTCGCCGACGACTTCCCCGTCGTCCACGTCGGCCGGCGCGACGAGCCGGAGGGCCTCGCCTGGGTGGGCGCCGACTACGTCAGCGCCAGCCGCGAGGTCGTCACCGCGCTCGCCGGGCTCGGTCACCGGCGCGTGCTCCTCGTCCGCGAGGACGACGACGCGCCCGCCTCCACCGACCGTGAACGCGGCTTCCTGGAGGGGCTCGCGGCGAGTGGTCTGCCCGCCGGACCCGAAGCCCTCTTCCGCTCCGGCGACCCGCGCGGCGACCTCACCGCCGACCGGGTCCGAGCCTGGGTGGCCGACGGCGTCACCGCCTTCGTCGCCGAGGAGACCGACACCGGCGCCGCCTGGCGGGCGCTGCGCGCCGCCGTCGACGCGGCGGGCCTCGACTGCCCCGGCCAGGTGTCGCTCGCGCTGCTCGGCAGCCCGCCCGCCGACCTCGCCGACGGACCGGAGCCGATGGGTTTCGACATCCCGCGCCCGGCGCTCGGCGCGGAGGCCGTACGGCTGCTCGCCACCCGCATCGCGGGCGGTCCCGCCGAGGGCACCCTCGTCGCCTGCGCCTTCAGGGCGGGCGCGACCGCCGGCCCACCGGCCGTCCCCTGA
- a CDS encoding TerD family protein: protein MGVSLAKGGNVSLSKEAPGLTAVLVGLGWDVRTTTGTDYDLDASALLLDTSGKVLSDRHFVFYNNLTSPDGSVEHTGDNLTGEGEGDDEAVKVNLAGVPAEVDRVVFPVSIHDAENRGQSFGQVRNAFIRVVNQANNQELARYDLSEDASTETAMVFGELYRHGAEWKFRAVGQGYASGLAGIAADFGVNV from the coding sequence GTGGGAGTTTCCCTGGCCAAGGGCGGCAACGTCTCGCTCAGCAAGGAGGCGCCCGGCCTGACCGCCGTGCTGGTGGGTCTGGGCTGGGACGTGCGCACCACGACCGGCACCGACTACGACCTCGACGCCTCCGCGCTGCTCCTGGACACGTCGGGCAAGGTGCTCTCGGACCGGCACTTCGTCTTCTACAACAACCTCACCAGCCCCGACGGCTCGGTCGAGCACACCGGCGACAACCTCACCGGCGAGGGCGAGGGCGACGACGAGGCGGTCAAGGTGAACCTGGCCGGGGTCCCGGCCGAGGTGGACCGGGTCGTCTTCCCCGTCTCGATCCACGACGCGGAGAACCGCGGCCAGAGCTTCGGCCAGGTCCGCAACGCCTTCATCCGGGTCGTCAACCAGGCCAACAACCAGGAACTCGCCCGCTACGACCTGTCCGAGGACGCCTCGACCGAGACCGCGATGGTCTTCGGCGAGCTGTACCGGCACGGCGCCGAGTGGAAGTTCCGCGCGGTCGGGCAGGGCTACGCCTCGGGTCTGGCCGGGATCGCCGCGGACTTCGGCGTCAACGTCTGA
- a CDS encoding anti-sigma factor, whose product MRTEDLHSLTGAYALHALPDYERAAFERHLAGCATCEQEALEFAAATARLGLAATVAPAPALRDRVLHRVTTVRQVPPGGGTAEKARRVASRGRGLARWALAACVAAAAGLGGTAVWQYERAQDAGQRAAQAERRAETLAGVLTAPDAESRTARLADGASGTLVVSERQDRAVFLASGMAEPPRGKVYQLWFDDHGTMRSAGLMDPGSTSQAVLMDGAVDGAAGVGITVEPAGGSKQPTSDPIALLGMPA is encoded by the coding sequence ATGCGCACCGAGGACCTGCACAGCCTGACGGGCGCCTACGCCCTGCACGCGCTGCCCGACTACGAGCGGGCGGCCTTCGAACGCCATCTGGCGGGCTGCGCCACCTGCGAGCAGGAGGCCCTGGAGTTCGCCGCCGCGACGGCCCGGCTGGGGCTGGCCGCGACGGTCGCCCCCGCTCCCGCGCTCAGGGACCGGGTGCTGCACCGCGTCACCACGGTGCGCCAGGTCCCGCCGGGCGGTGGCACGGCGGAGAAGGCACGCCGCGTCGCGTCCCGGGGACGCGGCCTGGCCAGGTGGGCGCTGGCGGCCTGCGTGGCAGCCGCGGCGGGGCTCGGCGGCACGGCGGTGTGGCAGTACGAGCGGGCCCAGGACGCCGGGCAGCGGGCCGCGCAGGCCGAGCGGCGGGCCGAGACCCTCGCCGGGGTGCTGACCGCGCCGGACGCCGAGTCCCGCACGGCGCGGCTGGCGGACGGGGCGAGCGGCACGCTGGTCGTCTCCGAACGCCAGGACCGGGCGGTCTTCCTGGCCTCCGGCATGGCCGAGCCGCCGCGGGGCAAGGTGTACCAGCTCTGGTTCGACGACCACGGCACGATGCGCTCGGCGGGCCTGATGGATCCCGGCAGCACCAGTCAGGCGGTGCTGATGGACGGCGCCGTCGACGGTGCGGCGGGTGTGGGCATCACGGTCGAGCCGGCCGGCGGTTCGAAGCAGCCGACCTCCGACCCGATCGCGCTGCTGGGCATGCCGGCCTGA
- a CDS encoding M56 family metallopeptidase, whose product MGVFVFLPLVLPLTAWPIARLAEQHLHPRTATGLLTAVAVVMALCSTLCLALVMVVGTAQLPGNPLPDGWSDPEVRAAVPYDEVVGKAAIPALCAVVAASARTLWRHRRVRRAAHRALAGLPDTGVAVLPDDVPYAYALPGGHRDRVVVSTALLDCLEPGERRALFAHERAHLAGRHHRFLLAVRLAALANPFLRPLRTAVSYTAERWADEAAARTVGDRRTVATAIGKAALVSRGTPVATLAGLAAPGPVPRRVAALLGPAPAVRTWPPVFTSVGLAAWAAAAGTAVSAMSSANAAVTMFLILRAATPF is encoded by the coding sequence ATGGGAGTCTTCGTCTTCCTGCCCCTGGTCCTGCCGCTGACGGCGTGGCCGATCGCCAGGCTGGCCGAGCAGCACCTGCACCCGCGCACCGCGACCGGGCTGCTCACCGCCGTCGCCGTCGTGATGGCCCTGTGCAGCACGCTGTGCCTGGCCCTGGTGATGGTGGTCGGCACCGCGCAACTGCCGGGCAACCCGCTGCCCGACGGCTGGTCGGACCCGGAGGTGCGGGCGGCGGTGCCCTACGACGAGGTCGTCGGCAAGGCGGCGATCCCCGCGCTGTGCGCCGTGGTCGCGGCATCGGCGCGGACCCTGTGGCGGCACCGCAGGGTGCGCCGTGCCGCCCACCGCGCACTGGCCGGACTGCCGGACACCGGGGTGGCCGTGCTGCCGGACGACGTGCCCTACGCGTACGCGCTGCCCGGCGGACACCGCGACCGCGTGGTGGTGAGCACCGCCCTGCTCGACTGCCTCGAACCGGGGGAGCGGCGCGCGCTGTTCGCCCACGAACGCGCCCACCTCGCCGGCCGGCACCACCGCTTCCTGCTCGCCGTACGGCTGGCCGCGCTGGCCAACCCGTTCCTGCGCCCGCTCAGGACCGCCGTGTCCTACACGGCGGAGCGGTGGGCGGACGAGGCGGCCGCACGGACGGTCGGCGACCGGCGGACGGTCGCGACCGCGATCGGCAAGGCGGCCCTGGTCTCCCGCGGCACACCCGTCGCCACCCTCGCCGGTCTCGCGGCGCCCGGCCCGGTGCCGCGCCGGGTGGCGGCCCTGCTCGGGCCCGCCCCCGCGGTCCGCACCTGGCCCCCGGTCTTCACCTCGGTGGGTCTGGCGGCGTGGGCGGCGGCCGCCGGAACCGCCGTCTCGGCGATGTCGTCCGCGAATGCCGCCGTCACGATGTTCCTCATCCTGCGGGCCGCGACGCCGTTCTGA
- a CDS encoding ABC-F family ATP-binding cassette domain-containing protein — translation MSDAAVRCSDLSFSWPDDTPVFQNLSFTVGVGRTGLVAPNGAGKSTLLKLIAGELRPTGGSVTVSGVLGHLPQALPLTGGLTVAEVLGVDAVIRAIDAVESGDVSEEHFATIGDDWDIEERTRAQLDRLGLGALAPDRRLSTLSGGQIVSLGLAAQLLKRPDVLLLDEPTNNLDVAARGRLQDVLMDYNGCLLLVSHDRELLDRMERIAELDRGELRFHGGNFTAYEEAVRAEQDVAEKNVRNAEQELKREKRELQQARERADRRASNAARNLKNAGLPRIFAGNMKRGAQESAGRAGQTHANRVGEAKARLDEAERSLREEQRITLDLPETRVPAGRTLFLGERLRIRLGDRDVFGDRGVDLTVRGPERIALTGANGTGKSTLLRLVDGDLDPEGGDIRRADGRVAYLSQRLDLLDDERTVAENFAAYAPRRPEAERMNLLARFLFRGARAHLPVGLLSGGERLRATLACVLCAEPAPHLLLLDEPTNNLDLVGVGQLESALNSYRGAFVVVSHDRRFLREIGVDRWLRLTEGELTETGAPEE, via the coding sequence ATGTCCGACGCCGCTGTCCGCTGCTCCGACCTGTCCTTCTCCTGGCCCGACGACACCCCCGTCTTCCAGAATCTGTCGTTCACCGTGGGCGTGGGCCGCACCGGCCTGGTGGCCCCCAACGGTGCCGGGAAGTCCACCCTGCTCAAGCTGATCGCCGGTGAGCTGCGGCCCACCGGCGGCTCCGTCACGGTCTCCGGCGTCCTCGGCCACCTGCCGCAGGCCCTGCCCCTGACGGGTGGCCTCACCGTGGCCGAGGTCCTCGGCGTCGACGCCGTGATCCGGGCCATCGACGCCGTGGAGTCCGGTGACGTGTCCGAGGAGCACTTCGCCACCATCGGCGACGACTGGGACATCGAGGAGCGCACCCGCGCCCAGCTCGACCGCCTCGGTCTCGGCGCCCTCGCCCCGGACCGGCGGCTGAGCACGCTGAGCGGTGGCCAGATCGTCTCCCTCGGACTCGCCGCCCAACTGCTGAAGCGGCCCGACGTGCTCCTCCTCGACGAGCCCACCAACAACCTCGACGTGGCGGCCCGCGGCAGGCTCCAGGACGTCCTGATGGACTACAACGGCTGCCTGCTGCTGGTCAGCCACGACCGGGAGCTGCTCGACCGCATGGAGCGCATCGCCGAGCTCGACCGCGGTGAGCTGCGCTTCCACGGCGGCAACTTCACCGCGTACGAGGAGGCCGTCCGTGCCGAGCAGGACGTGGCCGAGAAGAACGTCCGCAACGCCGAGCAGGAGCTGAAGCGGGAGAAGCGGGAGTTGCAGCAGGCCCGCGAGCGCGCCGACCGCCGGGCGAGCAACGCCGCCCGCAACCTCAAGAACGCCGGGCTGCCCCGGATCTTCGCGGGCAACATGAAGCGCGGGGCGCAGGAGTCCGCGGGACGGGCGGGGCAGACCCACGCCAACCGGGTCGGTGAGGCGAAGGCACGGCTGGACGAGGCGGAGCGGTCGCTGCGCGAGGAGCAGCGCATCACGCTGGACCTGCCCGAGACCCGGGTACCCGCCGGACGCACCCTCTTCCTCGGTGAGCGGCTGCGGATCCGGCTCGGCGACAGGGACGTGTTCGGGGACCGGGGCGTCGACCTGACGGTCCGGGGCCCGGAGCGGATCGCGCTGACCGGGGCCAACGGCACGGGCAAGAGCACGCTGCTGCGCCTGGTCGACGGCGACCTGGATCCGGAGGGCGGCGACATCAGGCGCGCCGACGGGCGGGTCGCCTACCTCTCCCAGCGGCTGGACCTGCTGGACGACGAGCGCACCGTCGCCGAGAACTTCGCCGCCTACGCCCCGCGCCGGCCGGAGGCCGAGCGGATGAACCTCCTCGCCCGCTTCCTCTTCCGGGGTGCGCGCGCCCACCTGCCGGTCGGCCTGCTCTCCGGCGGCGAGCGGCTGCGGGCCACGCTGGCCTGCGTGCTGTGCGCGGAACCGGCGCCGCACCTGCTGCTCCTGGACGAGCCGACGAACAACCTCGACCTGGTCGGCGTGGGCCAGTTGGAAAGCGCCCTGAACTCCTACCGGGGTGCGTTCGTGGTCGTCAGTCACGACCGGCGGTTCCTGCGCGAGATCGGCGTCGACCGCTGGCTGCGGCTGACCGAGGGAGAGCTGACGGAGACGGGGGCGCCGGAGGAGTAG
- a CDS encoding GNAT family N-acetyltransferase, translating into MSSSSSSSGSSWNTRAETGADVPVIRDIVRAAFPTAEEAALVDALRADAGAWIVGLSLVAVDGTDRPVGHALMTRCHIGDSPALCLAPVAVRPEHQNSGAGAAAVRAALVAAGRLGEHHVVVLGHPEYYPRFGFGRASAHGIRLSIDVPDEALMALTLDAAHPLPAGTVRYAAPFGI; encoded by the coding sequence ATGTCCTCTTCCAGTTCTTCTTCCGGTTCTTCCTGGAACACCCGCGCCGAGACCGGCGCCGACGTCCCCGTCATCCGTGACATCGTCCGGGCCGCCTTCCCCACAGCGGAGGAAGCCGCCCTCGTCGACGCGCTGCGCGCCGACGCCGGGGCGTGGATCGTGGGTCTGTCCCTCGTCGCGGTGGACGGCACCGACCGGCCCGTGGGGCACGCCCTGATGACCCGCTGCCACATCGGGGACAGTCCGGCACTGTGCCTGGCGCCCGTCGCGGTCCGGCCCGAGCACCAGAACAGCGGTGCCGGCGCGGCCGCGGTCCGGGCCGCGCTCGTGGCTGCCGGGCGCCTCGGCGAGCACCACGTCGTCGTCCTCGGACACCCGGAGTACTACCCCCGCTTCGGCTTCGGCAGGGCCTCCGCCCACGGCATCCGGCTGAGCATCGACGTCCCGGACGAGGCCCTGATGGCCCTCACCCTGGACGCCGCCCACCCGCTGCCCGCCGGAACCGTCCGGTACGCGGCCCCGTTCGGCATCTGA